The nucleotide sequence AGATTCCGAATACACATTTGATTGTAATCCAAAGTTTGAAACAACACAATAACTGATAACGACATCTCTTTCTTCGTTTTTGCATTAAGAATATAATTTCTTCAATTTCTCCAACACAAAACGCTTGTATAAAGGTATTCACGGAAACTATGAGCGGAAACTATGATTTGTCCTAGCGCACGCAAAAATCATGATTCGCATACCCTGTGTCTTATTCTTCATGTAGCAATAACAATATATGCTGTTTACCTTGAGCTGTACtgtctttttgtctattttttttttaagttgagcTACTGCTTAAAGTGGGCAACTTTgcttgctttttcttttgttttacctttttcgacgtgttaaacaatgtattaagtaagatataagcctctaacagtcAATTCTATAAAATATTGAACCGGTCTTAGACCtgtccaatattttacagaatggactgttatcggCTTTATCCCTTACAGATATGGTAAATACATTCCCACAAACGCATTATAATATGCtgattcatttttttgttaatattcaatacaagtaatattttttttttgtaccatcTCTATCTCACATAAACATTATGATTAAAAACATACAACAAAAAAAGTACCAATATAAGGCGATGTTGTGTTTATTTAGGTAAACAAAAGTTGTTGTATATACATAAGTCAATGTCAATTAAACCAATACAACAACACATCGCAATGGTTATCATATAGGTACCAGGGGCCTGGTCTCCGAAGGCATCGTAAGgtatgtcataagatatatcttaggacaaaCCTAAGACTATCTTATACCTATCATATATGTCATAGACTGTAAATCAAAGCTGCCTTAAGATAGTCATAACTGCAATGCTCTTGTGACTGTAATAAGTGACCATGTTTCTTATCATTTTAAATAATgagtaaaaaaatgataaaagaaacataaaaaatagTAAGTACGAACATAATAATGATCACCATTCTTATCATTTACGCATATTTTATTTCCACCCATTATAATGAACctgaatttttttatgaaattgaattaaaatctgagttgataatttgtttaaatttagtttgtTTATAGTATATACGACTAAGgtaaattcatacttttgtaaacaggatttaaaaaaaagtgtcaccTATAACAAAGATTATCTCAGAAAAAAAGTGTGTCTAGAGCTAGGTAGATAATATTAACAATTCCTGACACTACTACATATTTGTAAACTGATGTACAATATTTACTTGACAATTTCCTTTCCATTTCAGATTACACATTGTGGCCATTTAGGGTAGACCGAAAAAATAATGTAGAGCCTCCATTTAACCGAACGCCGTAAGTATTTACAATCCTTTCCAGCTGTTATAAAACTCTGACCAGTAAAATCACAGCTATAATCAAATAAAGAGCAGTAAAATCACAGCTATTATCAAATACTGTTTCTAAAATAAGAAAGTTaaaaatactaaactctaaaataagaaaatatcaaaTACTGACATCTAAAATCTCAAACTATCAAATTATGACCTCTAAAATAACAAAGAATCAAAAGTTTATGTATATGCCTTTATTTtcacaaaccaaattacaaattttaaataaaaagagatAGTATGCATATTTCAATATATAACACAAATAACGTACAAAAGTTCATAAAGACATTTACAATAATTCACAATGaagaaataattttgttgtttatcTCCTTAATGACAACATTACTTTTGAGATGCATTAAATTGATGTATACCTATGCACAACTGTTCTGTATTCTGTTTTGTTTCTGTTTGATAGAGGTTTTGACAATGATGAACTGCTGATGGCTGTCCATTAGAGTCTTTGATTTATTTAAGGTGATAAAAATGAAGTATTTCATTGTCTCACTGTCtgaatgcaagaacattcaggtcagagaaatacacaaattaacatTACAATAAGACATATCGACATGCTTATAGTCATTAAAGGCACCAGGCCCATAATTCAATACAGCATACgtgcgtttagtctacataagacccaccagcgacgctcagattaaaacagtaaagaaagccaaacaagtacaagtttgaagagcattgatgactgTGAGAAAGTGTTTCTCTACGATATTTTTTCCTACGATAAAGTGTTTTCGCTTCGATGAAGTGTTTTCTGTACCCGTGAAATGTTTTCTCTACGAAGATTTTTTTCTCTCCGCTTAAATGTTTTCTCTATTTCAATGAcgtatttatttcatttcagtATTTACTCTATGAAAGTGTGTGATCTCTATATTTCAGTTACGGTAAGGGTTTTTCACCAAGATATAATGTTATCTATATTTCAGTGAcggtaaactgtttattttttacattgtttACTCTATGAAAGTTTTACATTGTTTACTCTATGAAAGTGTGTTTTCTGTATATTTCAGAGACGGTAAAGTGTTTGACGCCAACAGTAGGGAGATCAAATCATTTCCAGATATTGATCATATCTTATATAGACTACACGATGAAGGATACAAATTAGCAATCGCATCAGAGTAAGTTTATCAAAAAAATCGAAAGCAGAAAATAgattataaaataatcaaaagttGCAAAATATTACATAACTAATGTTATTTCAATAATGACTTGACAAAGGTAATTTTAAAATGATGTCGAACCTAGATTAATTTCTTGTTTCTTATATTTCAATGCTATAGAATATTGTTTTAAGTCATTTTAGAGCTAAATACCAGTACAATCACATAACTTATACTGTTTTATTGCGCAGCAATTTGGCAGGGCACGGAAcatcaacattgttttatagtCATATGCATTATTGTATTATGTAACCCGTATGTCTAACATACCACAAACATTACGCTGAAAtggatttttaatttaaaaacagattTGAGGTGAAAAAATGATTAGATATAGAATCCCAGATTAATACATTGGAGTATATACTTACTTACAAAGGCATAAGAATAACTGCATGCACCTTACATTAATTACATCAAAGATACTTACAATATATCGTTAACCTACAcggaaccaaaaaaaaaacattttttctacaaacgttaaaaaaaccaaaacgaGGCGAAATAAACccgagggatattcaaactcacaagtcgaaaataaactggcaacgccgTGGGttaaaaataaactggcaacgccgTGGGTTAAAAATAAACTGGCAATGCcgtgggttaaaaaaaaaaacaaacaacagcacacataacacaagatagaaaactaaagtctgaaaaaacacgaaccccaccaaaaacttggtgatcttaggtgctctgTTAAAATTCGTCAGAAACACTATATACTGTTTACATACACTGAATGAAAAACATTCTGTACAAGCATAAATCAATGAATAAAAACACAACTTTTGTGTATGTGCCTTTTTTCAAAGATAGGAATCTCGTCAATGGACATCTGTTTGTTGTCTTGAGCGTGTATGGATTTATATGGTTTTTGTCTGTTTGGTATTTTTGGCGGAAACGGAAAGGGTTAAAATGGCGAAATGGAAGGAATATTGTTTGCCGTtgtaataacttttaaaatgtgcatttataTGGAAACAAATCTGAAATTTAACTGCGATACTGACTTTAAAGAATACGTTTAATagttcatgtaattgtagtaacTAACCATTTAATTGCCCGAAAAGGGAAATGGACCGTGTCTAATTTTAAACCAAAACAAGTTTTGTAATGTACTAGATGGTAGttataaaagaataaaagaaaaaaaacacaagtttctgacaaatttcattttttatctaAATCACATGCCACTACCTAACACTTATATAAAGTTGGCGCCTTAGAATATATCTTTGATGCCTTGGAGGATTACTAGCATTATATTTAACATACAGATGGATTTAGACAAGACCACCTATTTTCATAAAACCGACTTTCATTATTTTGGAAAGCTTATTCATGTTTTTCATAACATTCCTTTGATAAAATACTAAAACAACACATTAGTGTTTAAAGATGAAGTTTATTTTGATTAAAGACAATGATATCTTTGAAAATGATCACTTGCTATCTATTTTTTACAGCAGATAAATCTTGATTGCGGATGATTTAGATTTTATTATGATAGGAAAAGATGCTCTCTTAACTTCTTTCATATAACTCTACCGTTTTGAcagtttcttttatataaaaatacttTAGATCATGCTTAATGGCTTCTCTGAAGAATGCTTAGGTGTAGAATTCGACGCGTAGATCTGTGATGATACTAAATAAACAATAAGAAAGCGcttcttcaactgtttcggttttGTTTTGAAATCTAAATAAAGCCAACATGACTATACCTTTGTGCAATAGTCATTAATCAATTCatcgaaaacaaatccgggttacaaactaaaaccggggAAACCAAAAACCGAGGAAACTATggcacaacagaaacactgagctGACACAAAATCAAACTCCAACATTACATGTCTCTTAACTGCGAGacaaataacatttttcaagacGATTTGTTGATTTCGTAGTAATATATAATGGGAACAAAACTGCAGTTGTTTGTATAATTCCAGTGTATGAGAAGAATTttggaagtcatttttttttctctattcgaTATGATTTAAAAGTAATTTCTCTGAATCACGCAAATGTAAATCTTTAATATCATTATCATTAcatgtttccgtatattttacttttataggGCGTTCTATAAAGACGAAACTAGAAGACTTGTATCTTACTTTGGATGGGATGAATATTTTGACTACATAGAAATCTACCCAGGATCAAAAATTACTCATTTCTTACAGTAAGTCAACAAATTGAATGATTGTTTTAACAGTGATTCTGTTAATTTTAACAAAGCTTTAATTCgttttgaattgattgattgattagcgCTGAATGACACATATTCAATACATACTCATGGCGAgagcattgattgattgttagttgcttaacgtccagtagcaaatatttcatgtatgttcaggacgagaacaaattaactaATTATATAAAAGGTGTGTTATGTAAAGTGGGTCGACTGCATACATGAAGAGCGTAAAAGGCAATGGAATATGAGAGTATATTGGATTAGTGCAGACTTTTTCATTCCTTAAACTTTACCTGACATGATTAAATTGGAGAGGTTTATTATGATGCTTAATCGTAGAACTGTTCTGAATACAGCCAatagatatataagaagatgtggtatgagtgccaatgaggcagctctccatcaaagtcacaatttgtaaaaggtgTCTAATTTGACAATTAAAGAAAAGAACATGTCGTTTTGTCAATTTCTAACTGAACACAGACATTTAGAGAAGATCGTTTGCTTAttttttgaattgaaaaaaataacaaactcaAAAGAATTTAAAGTTAATAAAGGTACGCTTATTTGATACAGAAGATACAAATACTGATCTTAAATCCAAACAACTTGTACATTAAGATAATAACTGATATCAGAAGATCTTACTGATTTGATAATTATTACTTATTCTCTTTTAAcgaatatatttaatgtattttgcAGAATTAAAAAAGAGAGTGGTATTGAGTTTCCAGATATGATGTTCTTTGACGATGAGAGAGATCACCTCTCTGAAGTAGCACATACGTGTTTAGGTAAGTTTCCAGATATGATGTTCTTTGACGATGAGAGAGATCACCTCTCTGAAGTAGCACATACGTGTTTAGGTAAGTTTCCAGATATGATGTTCTTTGACGATGAGAGAGATCACCTCTCTGAAGTAGCACATACGTGTTTAGGTAAGTTTCCAGATATGATGTTCTTTGACGATGAGAAAGATCACCTCTCTGAAGTAGCACATAAGTGTTTAGGTAACGCATTTCTATCCATTTATACTAAATCAAAATCATTTCAGTTCCCAGACTCagacacaaaataaaaacattaaaattcatcttTCCCTCATTCGTTTTATAGAATTTGTTATTAGTGTTGTTAACACAGGCTACATCGTAAGTTGAACGAAATCTGTCCACAAATGTCATCTGAAacaggtttttaaaaaaaaaacagaaaaaattacCTTCATGTAATAAAGCAAACCTCAGTAAAACCAACGGATACATTTTACCGTAGTTCTGCTTCAATATATTGCATCATTTGTGTAAaaccaataaaacaaaacaaacgccaacagTAAAACAACTTACTGGACAGAACAACAGAAAACAACTGCCTCTTTGGAAAACAAACAACAGATgcaaaaacagacaaataacaacgAACAAATCATGGTCCAAATTGTTACCAAGAAAGAAAGGACATGTAAACACTTAAAGGAAACGAAATTGAAGTTTTGAGTCACCcggctattttttttaaacaaatctgaTTAATGGTGCAAAACTTCCCGATTTCtggtttgtaaaaaaaatgaaggttttttttttggaagaactctttataaagtttaaatgtttttcaGGAGTGACCTGTATCTGGGCCAATCGTGGAGTGTCAGAAGAAATTCTTGATGAGGCTTTTCAAGCTTTTGTAAACAACCATTCAGACAACATTAATACCAGTACTCTATCTATAAACAGTGTAGATTCTGACGAATCACAAAGTGAAACAACTGTGATTTATTGTCACAGACGTAGGGGGTCACGTGCGTCCATACAATATGACGTCCCTCCTGTTATCGATCGGGCAATACGACTACGAGGACGAAGAATGTCAGCGCCTGCTTTAAGTATAAACTTGAAAGACAACAAAAAGATGTTTGCCTGTCCCGAAATTATTGAAAACTAAAgttattaaacaaaaacaaaacgtatGAAAATAGAGTAGAAAAGAAACCAAACGCTGATGACGTAGTCGACACTTTTGAAAATCTGACTCTTTCAAGGGTTTGACGTAATATTTGACGACTACATATTCATAGAAATCTGAGATAACCTTGACTTCTTGAAGAATTCAGGAATGTGTTGATAAATATTGGTGCATTAATTGTTTGACTTGTTTGTCGATATTGATGTTAAACTTGATGGATAGTATATCATTCACTCATCACTACACTTAATGATCAAGGAAAACTAGAGAACATGCATACAACACCTAATTGAAATGACCATCTGTTTACTATCAAGACGCCATTAGATAATCGCTTGGGAGATTGTCCAAATAAGAAAAGGACATCCAACTATTCAATCATTCATCTTCTATCCCATCCTTCGTTCATGATATGTTAGGTATCTGGTCATATTGCCAACATATTCTTTTTCTGCTTTAAGTTTACTACGAAAGCCTGTACAAAACGCAAAGGATAtatgtttacttattttataaaatgaataatttaatttttaaccgTCTAGAAACATGTTTCAAACGAGATACATTTTTTGTGTATACATGCAATTAAGAAGCATAAACTGCTATCAGAAAGTTTTTATTCATACTTTAATagttactttatttattttttcaaactacACACATGTTCGCCATTTTAcgtattttttatagttttttttaatttttcgcaTCCATACTGGAAGAAGCTGTCTGAATCACAGGGAACAAATATCTTTATTGTAAGATGTTTTTCGTAAAGAAAAGTAGTCGAGAATTGGAGATTTAAGTAAaccataaatagaaaaaaaagaatatacatgtatatgaaaaccAAACACAATTTGCGCCAAAAAGTTCCACCTATAGATATACAAATTGATGAAGACGTTATCAGTGTATATATTAGCATGAATATTACGACCAGCTGAACATTTTTTCTTGTTAATAGGTATTCAtatagaataaataatatattaattgtTTATAGTTCTAGTTAATCATGTCAAAACACCAGTTAACTTGTACACACAACATTATATGTAAGATACACAAACATTAGCAACTCACTTTGTGTCATTCTAATGTCaatataattaacactgccatttttaaaagcgggaggtttggaaTGCCACCAAACCAGGTTCAACaaaccattttgtacatatatatctaacgacaaaacattttttatattattaatttttgttctaaacaaaaatatttttatcaatactcattgaagagatgtatttataacaaACGATAAGGAATGCCATTTTGCATTCGTTAATATCCGCGTAGTTCTttttatagatcggttaaaaacCAAAAACGAATATTACGTAATGGAATTCTAGGCAATTGCAATAAACCGGAATGCCCTTACGGTCATCCGCTGTAAAATCCATTTAAGAAAGGCTGAACTCATCATATGAATACAattagaaatacatctaacaaaaatacagagtggacgtggccaggtacttgtacatcccgacaacaaaaagacactaagtacatatCTGTGAGATCTTGCAGTTATAGACAGTCCTTTTAAACCAATTGTTATGACCCATCTAGGGTATTATGTTTTGTTCggtgtgcgtccgttcgttcatccCTCGATCTGTCAGGCTTCAGGGTAAAtattttagtcaaggtagtttttgatgaagttcaagtcCCATCAATTTGATacctagtacacatgttctctagtATATaatcttttttatgtttaatgccaaattagagttttcacGGTCCACGGAACATATAAAATGGTAGTGCGAGTGAgtcatccgtgtactatggacacattcttgttatagtCTGTTCTGATATTTTACTATTAGATAACTGTCTCATGTGATAGTGAGCCCCATAGTTTGGCGCCAGAGAACATGTTAAACTATGCCGTATAAGATTTAATACTTATTGAAGGACTTTCGATGTGCTATGGTTATACGCTTTTATGTCGTGTAGTCTCTGTTGGAGAATTGTCTCAtcggcaatgataccacatctttttatttttataactttttcgtCTTTTTCAGTTCAATTTATCTTTGACTTATAAATTTAAGCTACATTTTAATGTGTTCTTTTATTGTATTCTATCTCTTTTCAACACAAGAGGAAACCCCTAAATAAGTCGGAGATGTCACACAGTTACTATCTAGTCTCAATACACCGTCTCAATACtgatgttacaaaatgttagagaCAAAAGATGTTGGGGTTACATCAACCCAACGTAAAAGATAACCGTAGATATTTATGATCAACATGCAACGATTATTATGCGGTTGGATATAGTGAAAGAGTATATTGATATAGTTTTATGTATCACTATTATATGAAGATTAATTTCCACATGAATTACTTTTTTAATGCAATTTAACGTTGTTCTGTCACAcgaatttctttttttgtttgatcATAATAATACTATCACAAGGACTATTTTAATGAAAGTTAACGTAGCTCTTTCAATGAAGAGCTATTTtatataaggaatgactgtaatatttttttctgtctagaaagaaataacataaaaaaagttgtgcacacttaaggatgtattcttctgacttttcagtctcgttcagtctcgttgaaatctcgttcttgaattttttccaaaacatgtgatacaagtggaaaatatcaatgaattttaaaaatattgtaatcATTGCAAatataactctgtgaaaaaattgtgtatttacaatgaatggtttttgagtaatccagttttcaaattttacgaccaatgaagtctgtatttttagccaaaattttgagaaaatgggtgagggatacaaaaaatgattttacaggaatcatgtacatcccatatcattttggtcttttcaaatttgttagatatgtattttttcaatcatttataacaaaaaagttgaaatcatttgcattttgttcttaaaactgagaaaaatcacaaaaatacaaaattgacagcatggtaaattttactcAAAAAAGCGTTAAAATATGATAacactttcttatattaacacctacctatagttttttttaagtaaaatttattcagattggtccacttcatctttgtagaaagtatgaaaaaaagtttaattgtggaactgtgatttttttcaggataatagcccaaaaataggtaaaaatcaacGAAagatgggaaaatcatcaaaattaggCATTTTCAAAGGACCGTAGCAAAAacagaagtgcaccaccatatgattttttcttcaccaataattttgttacagtcttataaaccccaaaatcaggttaagaaaaaaagaaagcatTATATCTTACATTCTATATACAGTGGTGTAGACGGTGGTGTAGATTGTTTCGTGGTGGTGAGCCTTGTAACAGTCAAGACTACCTGCACTCGTGGCGGCATGTGATAGAACGGTGTTTGTACCTGCACTCATGGCGGCATGTGATAGAACGGTGTTTGTACCTGCACTCATGGCGGCATGTGATAGAACGGTGTTTGTACCTGCACTCATGGCGGCATGTGATAGAACGGTGTTTGTACCTACACTCGTGGCGGCATGTGATAGAACGGTGTTTGTACCTGCACTCATGGCGGCATGTGATAGAACGGTGTTTGTACCCGAACTCATGGCGGCATGTGATAGAACGGTGTTTGTACCTGCACTCATGGCGGAATGTGATAGAACGGTGTTTGTACCTGCACTCATGGCGGCATGTGATAGAACGGTGTTTGTACCTACACTCATGGCGGCATGTGATAGAACGGTGTTTGTATTGTTCTGCTTGACTATTTATTTATACTCAAAGGTTGGTCTAACGTAAGAACGTTTCCTTTATGGTGGTGTTGTTTTATTGAGGTTCAGTTTCAGAAATCTGATATCGTTGTAAGCCTTGTTGTATCTGTTTTGGTCATGATCTGAACTGAACTTATGGTACAACCTATCTGTGAAGACTTTACAGACTGAAGGATATGGTCATGTAGTCTGTACTTTTTTTACAATCTCCTGTATTGTTAGTACATTGCATTTATCGGAGGAAAAGTCATAAAGCATTTTTCCCCATATTTCTAGTTTATTGAGTCCGCTTGTAAGTGGTAATTGTCTGTGTTTGGTGTTGTTACGTTCAGTAACACTATGATTTCGTCGATAAATTGATTTTCCAAAACAATTGTCGTTTTTTTGCACAATTAACTAACCCCTTTAATTTAAATGCAATAGAATATTGTGCAAGTCGTATCTATATTGACAATGCTTGCAACAATAATTAACAATCTGAGAGTTCATAAACGCTTCTACTTCTAAAAGTGCTTTCAAATTCCCTGATAAGTGGTTTCGAGAGCAGAGATTACAACAATACTTAAATTACTCTCAAGAAatgcattttaaattttgtttaggTTATCAGTCTCACTTTCAATACTTTTGTCTCCAGAGTAGTCTTCGTCCGTATTATGTAGCTTAGTGCCATGTATTATATAGATAATATTTAAAGATTTACTCTGATTCCATCATGTAGATCCTATTTCTGCTTAATATTTTCAaggattattttttaaacagtaTGTTTAACCACTAAAAGTCTTTTAAATTGACCCATTGGTGGACTGTTATTTGCTCTATGATCacgttgttgtgtctttgacacaatccccatttccattttcaattttattttaaattgtatttttacagCGGATGACCGTGATGGCATCccggtgtattgctatcgcctagatttACATGACGTAATATTCGTTTTGGGTTTTTAACCGATCTCTAAACATAATGAATACGTAGACATCATAAAGTGCAAACTAACATTCCTTCtcgcttgttataaatttatttcttcaatgaatactcatcaaatactttttaaagaaaataaattaataatattaaaatgttttgttatatgtaAATACCTATAAGTGAAAACTcattaatatctatgcacacgcatgcggaagaatatctcaagaacgtttgcaatctaAAGGAACGATAAATCTTCATGGATAATTAAACCTATTTTTCGGGAAAATACTAATGCATTCTATCCGATGACAAAAATCGTATTATTACAAAAGAGTGACGTGTCCACCATGCactgcactgcactattattaataTACTAGAATAGAATGATTTACAAATGCATGAAAATTATAGATACACggaactgtaatatacaagtattaatataatatataacaataaaccagagtatattgatttgtatcactacaatataatagtcattatGGTGAggatgaattccctgtcattaattTGTCCTACACGCATGAACTTGTcacagaaaacaaatatatctgaacattaacctcactttcatGTAAAGAGATgcgatttttttctgagacagtGCTTTTCGGACCATttacaagaacttgcggtcatccgatgttcagtacttcagtactttgattatggATTGGCTTCTCATTGGCGTATACCCCAAATCTCCTTTTGTTCATACTTATCTTTgggttataaaaatatctttgatACATAGCAAATCTAAATCGGTTTAACATGTCCGTTCTTTCAGAGTAAGACGATTGAAGTCAACGTTTATTTATACTAATGCATTCAATTAAGATCTAAATTTATTTACATACACCATTATAATTACATAAAGTGCATATCTTAATCACAATGTCTTTTACATGTTGAAAGATATTATATGAAAAAATGCCAAAGATAAAAGAAAAGTGGTATCATCAATGTTAAATATGTGTAACTCGTGCACTTAATCGGAATAACTGTATGTCTAATCATAAATATTGGATGTAGAAATAGaattaaatattcaatattgctTC is from Mytilus galloprovincialis chromosome 6, xbMytGall1.hap1.1, whole genome shotgun sequence and encodes:
- the LOC143080934 gene encoding magnesium-dependent phosphatase 1-like produces the protein MDSKPKPKLIVFDLDYTLWPFRVDRKNNVEPPFNRTPDGKVFDANSREIKSFPDIDHILYRLHDEGYKLAIASEAFYKDETRRLVSYFGWDEYFDYIEIYPGSKITHFLQIKKESGIEFPDMMFFDDERDHLSEVAHTCLGVTCIWANRGVSEEILDEAFQAFVNNHSDNINTSTLSINSVDSDESQSETTVIYCHRRRGSRASIQYDVPPVIDRAIRLRGRRMSAPALSINLKDNKKMFACPEIIEN